The Silurus meridionalis isolate SWU-2019-XX chromosome 6, ASM1480568v1, whole genome shotgun sequence genome contains the following window.
TACTTATGAAGTCTAacggaaaatgaaaaaaattgcaGTAATGTCAACAAAAAATGTCCTGTAAATTAAGAAAAAACTAATTAGATATTTTTACTGTGAACTGAATAAGTAATGGTAGAGAATCCAGAACACATGATGACCACCTTTACATTTTCCATGTTTGCCTACATATGGTTATTCTGCTGGTTAACCTACATCCTTCCCTTCTCATTGGCTTCATACTCATGCATATTCATGAGTCCACACTCATGAATGTAATTCATATGTACGTATTTTactcatgtaaaaaaaaataaataaataaaaaatacaaactgcACTGCATCTGCACCTTTTCCATTGGAGAAGACCGCCAAACTGTAGATGTAGTTGGTGTGACTGTAATAGACTTGAACGCATTCTCCGGTTACCATCCATCGTCTGATGCTGGCGTCGTTGCTACAGGAGAAAAACTCCAGGTTGTTCAACACGGCCAGTCCTCGGACGCAGTCCTCATGACCTGCAATACAAAACTATTGGTAAACTTTCTAAACAGTTGCACACTTTAAACTGGGCTCCACAATCACCAGGCAGTGGATCATTTTGTACAGGGCCACACAGaacctttacatttttattttgtttccattttattgacttttgcaGTCTGCAGggtgttttgttaaaaaataaataaataaaatagataataaatagatgaatacaaattatcattaaattatgtgtgtgtaataataataatataatatgcatgttACTGTGTGGAACAGCATATGAACCTCCCCCTAGACCCCCCATACAAACCACAGCCCCCCATGATCCATGGTCCTCGATAAAGGTTGGGGACTGCTGCCTTAAACTATATTAATGCCTTGCTTGTAATTAAGACATAAATAGACTACTGTCTAAACTTCCATCCCGTATAACTTCATGTACTCTCACTGGgcattttattaggaacactatATTAATATTGAAAAGAGCCTCCATTTTCACTTAAATCATTCTGCTTCACTACATGGAGTCTACAAGACCTTGGAATTATTCCTTGGATATTCTTGACCATGTCGACATGCTTGTTATCTTGCCAGTCCTGCAGATGTTTCAGGTGCACTTTCCTGCTGTGAACCTCTCGATCCACCAAAATCCCAAAGCTGTTTAACTGGATTCAGATTTAAGTCCACATTTCTTGTATTGGCTGAAAGAAGTAAAAGCCAGCGTGATGCTCTGCTGGTGTAATTAGTCTGCCTCTAGCATGTTGTGCATCCTGCAGATGCTTCTCTGCTCACCACAATTGTACAAACTCTGAGTTACTGTAAACTTTGTCAACTCCGACCAGTCAAGCCGTTCTCTGTTGATCTTTCTCCTCAACAAGACATTTccatgttgtgtgtgaaaatcctagGAGATCAGCACCTATAGAAATTCTCAAACCAGTATAAGCTGAAGTAATTATTTGGCTGATTACGGTTTGCTTAATTTGCATTTCTCTAAACAGTTCCCTCTCTGCTAACATGTTCACCTTAACGTACATAAACAGACACGCACAGGTTCCAAGTTACGGTTTACACCAATGTGGATGTATGCGGAGCTTCAGTGTGTCAATACAGATCTACTTTAAGCCATTGGGGCAAATGAGACAGatgcaaatgttaaataaatgtcatcagtgcttatgctccataagtgggttgtgagatggaggagaagaaaaatgagttgagttagatgaagtggtagatggtgaacctaggaataaaagattggtgattggtgcagactttaatgggcatgttggtgaagggaacagaggtgatgaggaggtgatgggtaggtatggttttaaggagaggaatgtggaagggcagatggtggtagattttgctaaaaaggatggaaatggcagtggtgaacacttattttaagaagaaggaggatcatagggtgatctataagagtggaggaaggtgcacacaggtggactatattctatataggagatgcaacctgaaggagattggagactgtatgGTGTTGGCAAGGGATAGTGGatctagacagcatcagatggtggtctgtaggatggtacGACAGGGTGTCTAGATAGGAAtggtggtattgtatgaggaaggaaaaaggaaagaaatgaagaacACTCACCCGAGTATGTTCTCTCACAACGGCCTGCTTTCCAGAGTTTAATCGTTTTGTCAGCAGATCCTGTGAGCATTAGACCCTGCTCTGGCAAAATGAGAACTGCCCACACTGTTGCTGTGTGACCCTTCCATCaagcaagataaaaaaaataaaaaataaaacaaaaacgcATGTTTATATCTTTACTGTAAATACCCATTTCCATCTATCAAACTGATCGACGTGAGCTTACCTGTAAGGTCATCATACACTTGTCACTAAGCCAGACTTTGGCAGTTGTGTCCCACGATCCACTGAGCAACGTCCCGAACTTTCCAGCTGAGAGCGAACACACTGTGGCGAAGCAAAAGTGTTGTTAGTGTCTGTTGAAAAACTGCTCCGGGTGTCCCTACTTTATGATTTAAATCCCAAACAGGTCAGGAATACAATATCAGCTCAAATGTATCAATGCCATTAGGTTATATTTGGTGTATTAAAAGTCCTAACAAAGGGACATGGACAGAGAGCTGAAAGATCTCGATGTATTTAAGTGCATGTTCcacaaatgtaatataaaaaatccAAACTGATCTGGAACTGGACTGTCTGCATTGCTATTAGTGTGATAATTCTAGCGACAGTTTGAGAGATGATCTAATAATCTAGCTAGCGTTCTTTTTTAACGCGTTTCTAAATTTACCGTTAGCAAATCGCCAAAATGATCTGCGTTCTTTCTTTTTACGAATCTCTAGGCTTTTcttacagtgcatctggaaagtattcgcAGCGCTTCgctttttctacattttaggTTACAGCTTTACACCAACATGGATTCAATTCactattttcctcaaaattctactaACGATACCCCagaatgacaacgtgaaagaagtgtgtttaaaatctttgctttTGCTCAATATAGtattgaagcacctttggcaccaatgaCGGCCAATGACTTTCCTgatgcactgtaaaaaaaaaaaaaatcatctctgTGTGCCTCGAATACttcatctatatacacacacagagctctttCCAGCTGGGGATGATGTTAAAAGCTGGTAATGATTATAACTAGCCACACCCATGATAACTTAAATTAAAGTGTATTGTGTTTGAATAATCTGCTTGCTTGTGACTTGAAGCAGATTTCactccgacacacacacacacacacacacacacacacacacacacacacacacacacacacacaacctgaggACGAACTGTGAAGTCAGATCAGATATATTAAAGCAGGGAAATCGCTACATTGAACCATATCAGACTGAGTGGCACGACTGGACACAcctgctgtaaaaaataaataaataaataaaaaataaacacacacctgtattttTGTGGCCCTTGAGCGTGAAGAGTGGATCCACCCTATCCAGAGAGAAGATGCAGATGTTGTGGTCACTGCTGCCAGTGGCGATGAGGCCACGGGGGTAGGTCTCATTTGGAGCGATGATGCACACACAGGACACGAAGTTGGTGTGGCCGTTCATGCAGTGCATCTCCGTGTAGCCCCTGCTCTCGCTACATGACAGGAAATCACAGGGCATGAGATgatatcattttgtttttctttcacactACTTCAGCTTCACAGCAAGATCTTTGATTATTCGTAAAacagaaatcttttttatttttattttacacagggATGTTTGTAGTTATATCATGATACACGCCTGAAAAACTAAATCACACCATGTAGTGTTTGCATATTCTACAGGGTGAGTGTATACTACAGCATCTCTACACCTTTTACTTTTGTGCTACATCACTTTCTGTCATGGACTAATGGCTTGGTCAATGTACTCATGTTTGGATTAGTCTATGTTTTGTTCAGTCTAGGtctaaaccaaaaacaaattccttgtatgcTTCAgtcatacaccgatcaggcaaaacatcatgaccacctgcctaacatTGAGTTAGTCTCACTGACCATCacgcattaacagcattaacttctgtTCTGATCAGTGTGGTGTGTCTGCATCATGACCGCATGGTGTACAATAATCACACCCCCACAGTGTCTGGGATGTCtgggattttgtttttattttgcgaCACCCCATGACGATCAGTTACTAgacttataaatatatatccaaTGGATATTTGAAGGGAAAATGGGATCCATAGGTGAAGTAATTCAGGGTATAAAACAATAGAAATTGTACTGAGAGGCTCAGTgagggttttttcttttgttttattttaagttgAAGTCCCTGGCTGTTAAAAGCCTCCTCATTTAGGAGGTTTCGCCAAATGGGATCAGTTCATCCCTAGTGAAATGCTGAATTTGAGGTTTCACATATTAAAACTATATTCTTTTGTCCTCTATATCTCAACCCATACATTGTGATCTTTATTTCCATGGTTTTCCAGATCTGACCAGATCTTTCAATCCCACACGTTCCCTGAAAAACCATGTTCCACTTTCTATTAGCTTTGGACACCCAGTTCCTTCTATCGAATGTAAATGTTACATTATGTCCCAGTTAGAAATAAGTACCAGTTATATGTACACTCTTGGACCAGTATGTTCACTGAACAAAGAGCTGATAGACAGTAAGCAAACCGGCTACCTTGAATCTGGCACCCAGACTTTGGCTGTTCTGTCTCTGGACACGGAGACAAAAGCTCCATGTGGAAAGCACGCCGTGGTCAGTCCCCTCACATCCATCTTATGGCCCGGAATGGTGCAACTTAGCCGATATGTGCTACAAGAAGCCATTGTGGCGCTTCAGCTCAAAACCGATCAAATGACAAATGAATTTGCTAAAACTAAACAGTTACAACCCGGAAGTGACACAGCAACGACGAGCGCGTTCCTCTATTCGTATTCCGACAGGCCCAGGTCCTGCCCTGGCAGTAGTTACCGGAGAGGGTTGGACCTCCTCTTCTGCGCTGTGATTGGCCAGTAGTTCGCACTCAGAAGAAATTAGCCAATCAACAAAAGGTTTTGTTGATGTGGGCGGGGATATATAATCCGTCTTAAGAACGTgacgtgtttttttgtttttaatctatttttgacATTGTTGGTAgttttgaatgtaaaaaatctatattttaaatCGACTGTGTATCGAAAAGTATTAAATTGGTattatttttaacctttttttgtgtgtgtttttatatatttcttgaaGTTTACCccggaaaagaaaaaatatatatatatatatatcttacttagttgttttttttaattaacatcgataaataattacatatttttaaatgattatatttttcaAATCGTTTCAAtcacgatttttttttaataatcttccttaatatttttatgtctctcttattttttctttatatgaaCTTTGCTCCGGAAGAAGATCGCCAGCGCCGTCCTTCTCTGACAGGTGACAACAAACATGGCGAACAGAAGAGTAACAGTGCTCATATTCGGAGGTTTTGTGACTGCGGTAGCAGCGGCTTTTTATCCAATATTTTTCCATCCACTTACTCACACAAATGATTACAGTAAGTTTTGTTGAAATGCATGAGCAGAGTTTTTCCATCTCACCTGTACATCACCTCTTTCGGcccctttttattttcacatcagtACCTTATTCGtgttatgaaaaaaaacaaagttgttTAATTGCCACCATCACCGGTGTGTCTAATCTTCATGTGTACTTCTACAGAACAAATCCAGAAAGTTAACCGAGCTGGAATCAATCAGGCAGATGTCCAACCTGTTGGTGAGTAAATATCTTTCTTCTAGTAGCACAGAATACCTTACTGACACATCACATGACTGTAATAtgagaataaacaaaaatgaagaGACACACACCTGGATCAGATCCTGATCAGAcagcacaaatacacatcactGATATctgatattaaaatgtttttgcatcCAACTTTTAATGCTGATTTGTTTGATTAGGAGTGAAGATCTGGTCAGATCCATTTAAACCCAAATCGTGATTCTGAAGATGGACAGGAGAGCAGCTTCATGAGCATGTGTATGGATTATAGGTGTTTAACAATGACTTAATATACACAGACTGGTCCATCCAAACGCTCCTCTtgcaagtctgtgtgtgtgtgtcttgtgtgtgtgtctttgtgtgtgtgtctttgtgtgtgtgtctttgtgtctttgtgtgtgtgtttgtgtgtgtgtgtgtgtgtgtgtgtgtgagagagagagagagagagagagagagagagagagagaaaacaagtgAAAGAAACCTTATGCTGTCAGACTGTCACTACTTTGAAATTTTATTCTATGAATAAAGTTTATAAGAAAGTGTTTGCAAATGAGTGCAGCATCACAGCATGCATACATTATTTGTGAAAaagactattaaaaaaataaataaattatatatatatatatatatatatatatatatatatatatatatatatatatatatatatatatatattacacatacccTTGAACCCTCATAGGACAGCTCTATTAAAGTGAGTGCTGATGTCTGCTGCTTTGTCAACTGCATGATTTCaagatacagtatgttttttttatttgtcacaaacctAGTAATATACACAATGTATTATACACAAAATTGTGCATTCAATAACAATGACTAAATAGACAATATAAGAATATACATAATGATCAAGtggcagtgaaaaaaaaattgtgaaaaaaatatttagatgtGCAAAAGGCTATTACAAGTTGTATGGAATTTAATGATGTATGACAATAAACCAAAAAGCAGTAACAGTGACAAAGACAGTGCTGCGTGCAAATGCAGAATGAACACCGGTATGATTTTAAAGGAGAACTGAGCATAACTAATGGGATAGTTTAAAGGGGCATGCTTGCATTGAGAAGTCTTATAGCTTGTGGGAAGAAGCTGCGCCTAAGCCTCTCAGATTTGGTCAGCAGACAGCGGAAAAGCTTGCCTGAGGCAGCAGACTCGACGAGTAGTTTCTGGGGTGATTAGGGTCCTTGATGATCTTAATAGCCCTGTTTCTGCATCAACTGATGTATATATCCTGCAGAGATCGAAGAGCAGACTGAGATGTGCTCTGCTAAGCATACTACCATCTGAAGGGCTTTGCAGTCCTGTTTGAAACAATTACCATACCAAATCGAGATGCTAATACTATAAATATGAACCTCAACATAACAAAGAATAATAAGTCCAGAGTCTCATGCCAGTGATATTCACGTTACTAAACAGAGAGCAAATCTAGGTTTATGGGTTGTAgctgtatactatatatatatatatatatatatatatatatatatatatatatatatatatatatatatatatataatttcttagatcagaaataaaattctgaaaactacttgttcaacctccacaccATGTAGTCACTTGTTCGCATCATAGaagcatttcttgttgctttagTCAAATTGCGAATTCtttggtacatttatttaatcgaTTCTGTACAGCTGTCTGCTGTTTCTATATTattagttgtttatgttcatgttgatcaaaatatattatactagtttcaTCCAAATGGTATTAACCCTCAAAACATCTCGgctcattgcataagtcattgaaggCAAAATGGTTACATCAGTTGTCAGATTCTGTcgtctaaaatttctattaaaccgTTTTTTCGTAAATGTGACTTGAGTTGATGAATTacgcagatgaatcttgaatgtcactgaAGAAGGGAagtgtatggcatcagatcaaccaatgatcaactagttctctaaaacaggtcaaagctAAATCTCATAAACCTTTAATTGGAAAGTGTATACAAAAtatagaattacaatttctgaaaatggatgaactaccagtaaaagtgtgaatcctgtccggtttcttgtaattaatataaatcaaatatgcaattaaataaattcatttgtgcttgaaattcatagatgctgTATGAAGGAAGTCAaatcttgtgcattttcaatcattgcgatccaaaccgtagttttaTCAAGAAATCCTCATACTGACATCAtgcctaaacattttgacgatctcgTTTGTAAACAATCACAaaaggacttttcattctgatgggaatgagatgttcattgacacaaatacatTTGAGAGATGAACCTGGGactttgagaaaagtacaggcttttgcaagaaatccaatgaaTTGTGCTGTTTGTCCAAATTGTTTTGAGTTTGCAAATATAAAGGATGAtccgagaaatgctccaaagcaactgagaaaaactgtaatacgtGTTAAGTAAAATGTCTCTAAACTTCTGGAACTCTAACACAATGTTACTTGTTATGAAGCAAGACTCCCTCTAGAGGGAGCACTCGCACAACACAAGCAGTGATTTGTAACGTTGTTTTGTTTGCATCAGATTTATAGCATGTAAAGAGACgagaaattaattttatttgtataaatgatCTCCCCCTTTTGGGAATCGATTATGAACAATTCTCAGAATTACAGAATTCCAATTTCTTTAACTCTTAAGTTCAGGCACCACATTTTGTCAGTGAAACACAGCCCACATACTGGACCAAAACTATTTTCCAGAGCGTGCAGATTGTGGCTGAAGTACAAATGAAGTTCGAATTGGAAAGAATTGAACGAATTGCTCGTTTTGAAAGTGGATCCTCATAAGCGCATTGGAAGCGGGTTTTGTTTCGTATTAGCTGATCCACCACGTGCATTATGTTACGGTGTAAAAATGAGAATTGCAATCACTATAGACAACACATGATTAAACGCACTTCAGAAACTGGTTCAGGTGTTTGCAACAGTATACAAGCTTCTTGCTGAGTTTGTCAGAGTTTCGTCTTTTGCTGCATCGTGATCAGATTTGTAGGATTGCTTTGACGTGGAACTGTCTTTCGCCGAGAACCAACGTGAGAGAAATGAAATCCGTAACCCGAGAAAAACGCACGAGGGCCTGAGCACTGCTCTAGGCAAGTCCTGTTGTCGTGGTAACAAGCGTGCGCCCACACCTGTGTGATGGTTAAGCCCAAGGCCCTGCTGCTGCACACGCCTATAAACATGGCAGGAGGTGTGTTTAGAGTGACTAGCTAGATCCCTAAAACATTAAACTAGACTTGTGAAATAGATTTTTGCTTCAGGAACACTTAGTTATTTTAAAGCTGTCACTAGTGGTATGTTAGCATGTTGttctttctttgtaaaaaaaagctgttgCGAGCTACTTccagaaaaatattttgcaacATGGGTGGTGCTGCACTTTGCTTCGCCACATGGATTCATTTCACAGCTGCGAGGGCACGCATTTAGACTAAAAAACATCACCAAACCACACAAAGCACATTAGGTTTTATGAATAGCAATGACATAAGTGATGTAGtgacaaacattttaatactCTAGTGTACACTTCAgggcaaaaaaaaccaaatggcaaaatataaaGCTTTTAATCGTCAAAACACAATCATTTGTCAGGAAATGAGCAAGAAAAAACCTCTAGTGTAGATCCTGCTTTATCGATCCATTGATTGGGTGTAGCAGAGAACCAAAtaatcacaaagaaaaaaaaacctacagatATTTTGgggaagattttattttttatcaccattTTACCTTTGTACCTAAGAAGACTAATGAAATGATTTTCCCTGTTTCTAGCTTTTCCTCAAACATTTCCTTGCAGCAAAGGTAAACAAGCAAATGGTGGTGCAAGAGGTTtcaggagtgcatttgtttatttcttttttaattttctgaaCAATAAGTTTGTtgttaaaaccatttaaaatttaatacaTGTCATTTGGGCCATGTCCCATTTTTTTGTCCATGACTATGCAGTAAGTAATTTGAGTATTTGTGACTTGTAATTATTCAACATTATGTGTGCGTTATGATTAAAAACAACGATTGTGTATTCCAGTGTGATCGAGTCAGTCCCTGAGTTCCTTGTCTTTCGGTTCCTTTTCAGCCAGTTAGCTGTTACTGTGACTGCCTGATCTCTGTCCCGGCGATGCGTAACTGCTTCTACTGCAAAATCATAAACTCACATAACCTACAGAATAAAGTAATCACCTAGTTATCTGAAATACCAGATCTGATCGGAATGGAAATGTGGCTGTTTTGTTGAAATCCCACATGCACCAGATTGAGGGCTCAGTGTAGGGTCTATCACTGCAGCTCTGTGAATCTCCAAGGCTGTTAGATGCAGCTTGCCTACTAACCCTTGCTCATGATCTAATCTGTGTATTTTGTTCTCCAGCCTGTCAAAAAACGATTTGGCATAAACCAGATAGTCTTGGCACACTAGCCAAAATCAGAGAATAATGCTGAGCGCACACTATATGACATTGAACATTTCAGAATCGCTGACCATTTTACACGACTTCACTTGAATTGCTTGCAATCAATCTCTTTTCTTGGTCTGGATGTGCACATTTTTACCTGGTGAGATCCCCTACCAAAGCATGCCTCATTCTCAAATAGTGCTTcctcatgaaaataaaacactgtgacTCACTTCTTTGCATAGACATGAGAAattagaaaaaacttttttttacagttcttATCAAGTATAACAACAACTATAAAAAGTCTGCCCTAACATTACCACACAGAAAGATAAATGATCAACTGGAATCAGGGATCTGATTATGATCACATCACTGGCTATCACTTGCTTTTTCCACATTGTGGTAATGCATGacagatatttttttagatatgAAGACTCTTGGGATTATCTGAGAAAGACTGAGAAAGTGAAATTGCTGGACGGTGCACACGACATGCCTAGTGGATGTAGGAACATGCTTTAAGTAGTTGTCGAGCCTTGGGGGATTCTGGATGCACAGGAGTCTGGAGTTAGTCAATCAGCACCAGAATGAGTCAAGGAGTGTGCTCTATGCTTTATGAGATGCTTACCTCACTTACATCACTCTTGCTCAATATGACTGATTTGGAAATACAAAACTACAGACAAACTCACCAGTACCTTCTGTTAGTCAATAGTATGAGTATAAACAGCTTCTAAGCGTAGTAAAGTACTAAAGTACTAAACTTCTAAATGTAGTAAAGATACAAACACTACAATGAGGGTAAATCAGATGTTGATCAATCACCTGCGCCACACAAAATATGAAAACATCAATACCAAAAAAAACTTATAACACTTCCACTTGCCCACTAATATTTGTTAATACTCTCATATGACTGAGTTGGATCCTACCAATGTGAAGTAGGACTTGTTTTGTGCCTAAAGATGTAAGATGTTTGAGTAAACTAGCCCATCttccagttcttttttttcccactttcttagtatgtttattttttttacatcagagTGTAGCTATAGTGCAAGTTAGTACAGTTTCTGATCAGAAAAAAGCAAACTAGCAATGAATCTTGCTGCTGCAATAGTTTTGTTTTCTAGAACAGCTGCTATAAAATtgggttactttttttttttttttttttacagcttctGTGTCTTTCTGCATCTGTTATTGTCCTTTAGAACTCGGTCTTCTGCAATCGTACGTGCCTTAAAATCAGCATCAGTATTTTTGGCTATTTTTCCTGTGTTCCATTTGAAGCATTTTAGGGCGGATGAATGGTATTGTGTCTGCTAAAAGGATCTGAAtgacacagagagaggaaaagtgAGAGGGCTTATGAGGGGAAGCAGGGTCCCGTCTCCCGCGAGAGCCGCCGCATAGCCAAGAACTGACATAATATCTCCTCACCGCCACAAAGCACATCGCTAACCCTCAACGGAGAAGCTGCCAGCGCAGCAGCTGCCAAACGCAATAACACTCTCCCccatctctcctcctcctcctcctcctcctcctcatcgcacactctctctcctcactcccTTGCTGATCAACAAACCCCATTGTTTATGGGATGCTGTTATCGTTGGTCGGCgttcaaaaaacaaaaggaaaaaaaaaactccagggCCCCAGCCGTGCAAAGGACTATCAAAGCAAAGAGCGGAAAAAGGGCAACCGAGAAGGGAGCAGAATTCCTTTCATTCCGGGCATGGTGTTTTCCAGATTCCTCAAGCGGCAATGGCCACAGTCCTACACGGAACAATTCGTCAAAAGCGGCACATGGAGGACGAAGCGAGAAGTTTGTTAGATAATAAGAACCGTGCAGGCTGTCATATATAGCACTGTGAAGGCTTTATCACTATATGCATTCATACAAACTAAATCAAAGCCATCAGATGTTTTGTCACtaccacattgtaaataacatcaATATTAGATTCAAATGTTGTTACATCTgtcttacacacatttatttattttttccttcacgTTGCAGAGGTTGTGtaagctgagagagagagagggagagagggaatgGTGAAAAGCCAACGCGACTGAGAAACCACGGCAATGATTTCCATTGGGGAAAGAAGAAATAAACGCACAAGCAGCCTCCAGGCACGACCGGCGTTGTCAGATTAGAAGAGAACAGGAAGAGCGAAAGCAGTTGATATGTGCTTTGGGACGTTTGAGAGAGAACAATAACAAGAGCACTGAGAAAACCCGGCTTTCAGAGAGATAACCTCTTTAATTAACAACAGTGAGAGTCACTTGGCGTGTGTTTTCTGTTCAAGGGCTTTTGTGCTGCTCGTTCTGAAACAAAAGAAGCTGTTCTAGCAATAGTCTGTTTATTACAGTCGTGTGAAATGGAAAGAGGAATCCTTTATGCCCTTGTAAACACATCCACACAGCCTCTTACACGCTGACATGGTCGTTTATCGAGGTTCTTTTTCTCAGTAGAGAATATTTCTTGCCCTCTGAACAATGTAAGTGCAGTGAGGCTACATTCTTGGGTTACCAGCCTGAGAGAGCAGCTAGCATGAGAATTCAGCAATGTCTGGAAAAATCAGCTCCGGGAGGTAGGCCTCTTTGTCCCTCCTGACATGGCCATGGgccagagaaagaaagagaggagaaagcATCTTTAGAGACAAAGTCAtgcacgaacaca
Protein-coding sequences here:
- the smim20 gene encoding small integral membrane protein 20, yielding MANRRVTVLIFGGFVTAVAAAFYPIFFHPLTHTNDYKQIQKVNRAGINQADVQPVGVKIWSDPFKPKS